The following coding sequences are from one Candidatus Aegiribacteria sp. window:
- a CDS encoding methyltransferase domain-containing protein, with the protein MVRVLLRGPLNVSEISDVLRLSQSNVSHNLRILLDAGIVIRKGRGSWVYYNLNRHDSVIRMLIESISEGASNIENHDTDMSELTRCYASRRMESKQFFDRIATEWDHVSGLMPDPESYISDVLDMFPVDALILDAGCGSGELVLRLARRGTSVIGVDQSQEMISEAGKKLFAKCHNRNVELRLGTAEHLPVADSSVDGIIAHMLLHHLGEPPAFFTEAARVCVPGGRCAVIELIPHDNMDLKRTHGDLWPGLDQDEVRDWMLKAGFKIENKYITDDGRAFILSGVFEERNGNG; encoded by the coding sequence ATGGTCCGCGTCCTCCTTCGAGGACCGCTGAACGTTAGTGAAATATCCGATGTTCTAAGGCTGAGTCAGTCAAATGTAAGCCATAATCTCAGAATCCTTCTTGACGCTGGAATTGTTATCCGAAAGGGACGCGGCAGCTGGGTATACTACAACTTGAACAGGCATGATTCTGTAATCAGGATGCTTATCGAGAGTATATCAGAAGGTGCGTCCAATATTGAAAATCATGATACTGACATGTCTGAACTGACAAGATGCTACGCATCGCGAAGAATGGAATCGAAACAGTTCTTCGATCGCATAGCGACTGAGTGGGATCATGTATCTGGCCTTATGCCTGATCCTGAAAGTTACATTTCAGATGTTCTCGATATGTTTCCTGTTGATGCTCTGATTCTTGATGCGGGCTGCGGAAGCGGCGAGCTTGTCCTGAGACTCGCACGGAGGGGAACATCCGTTATTGGAGTCGACCAGTCTCAGGAGATGATTTCAGAAGCGGGGAAGAAGCTTTTCGCGAAATGTCACAATAGGAATGTAGAACTCAGACTCGGAACTGCGGAACACCTACCTGTTGCCGATTCTTCGGTTGACGGGATTATAGCGCACATGCTGCTTCATCATCTAGGTGAACCCCCCGCATTTTTTACTGAAGCTGCAAGGGTGTGTGTTCCCGGTGGTCGATGTGCTGTAATTGAGCTTATACCTCATGATAACATGGATTTAAAAAGAACTCACGGTGATCTCTGGCCTGGTCTGGATCAGGACGAAGTCAGAGACTGGATGTTGAAAGCAGGATTCAAAATCGAAAATAAGTACATAACGGATGACGGCAGAGCGTTCATACTGTCCGGTGTTTTTGAAGAAAGGAACGGAAATGGCTGA
- the ahcY gene encoding adenosylhomocysteinase — translation MADYKVADMSLADFGRMEISIAEKEMPGLMAVREKYGKSKPLQGLRITGSLHMTIQTAVLIETLVELGADVRWASCNIFSTQDHAAAAIAETGIPVFAWKGESLEEYWWCTRNALTFPGGKGPDLIVDDGGDATLMVHRGFELEHEFSNTGKLVDSREETEDMQAFMDNLRSGVRKNPDFWTSIVPGIIGVSEETTTGVHRLYQMLKAGKLLFPAYNVNDSVTKSKFDNLYGCRESLADGLKRATDVMVAGKTILICGYGDVGKGCAQSMRGFGARVLITEVDPICALQAVMEGFEVTTVEDALKEASIVVTATGNYNVITADHMSRMKDQSIVCNIGHFDNEIDMAGLEATDGVKKEEVKPQVHRFSFSDGHVIYLLAEGRLVNLGCATGHPSFVMSSSFTNQCLAQIALAEERPAIGVYMLPKILDEEVARLHLGKLGVKLTKLSTRQAEYIGVDVDGPYKPEHYRY, via the coding sequence ATGGCTGATTACAAGGTAGCTGATATGTCACTTGCTGATTTCGGGAGAATGGAAATCTCTATAGCTGAGAAGGAAATGCCGGGGCTCATGGCTGTGAGGGAGAAATACGGGAAAAGCAAACCACTGCAGGGATTGAGAATTACCGGTTCACTTCATATGACCATTCAGACAGCTGTACTGATAGAGACTCTTGTGGAGCTTGGTGCTGATGTGAGATGGGCGAGCTGCAATATCTTTTCAACACAGGATCATGCAGCAGCCGCGATTGCAGAAACCGGAATACCAGTTTTCGCCTGGAAGGGCGAATCCCTGGAGGAATACTGGTGGTGTACCAGAAACGCACTTACCTTCCCCGGAGGGAAGGGTCCCGACCTCATCGTTGATGATGGCGGTGACGCTACTCTTATGGTTCACAGGGGGTTCGAGCTTGAACACGAGTTCAGCAATACAGGAAAACTGGTGGATTCCAGAGAAGAGACCGAAGACATGCAGGCTTTCATGGACAACCTTCGTTCGGGTGTCAGGAAAAATCCTGATTTCTGGACATCTATTGTCCCCGGAATTATCGGTGTGTCCGAAGAGACGACCACCGGAGTTCACAGGCTGTACCAGATGCTTAAAGCGGGCAAACTCCTTTTTCCCGCATACAATGTCAACGATTCTGTAACGAAGAGCAAGTTTGATAACCTTTACGGATGCAGAGAATCACTTGCTGATGGACTCAAGCGTGCTACAGACGTGATGGTTGCAGGGAAAACAATTCTAATATGCGGTTACGGTGATGTCGGTAAAGGCTGTGCTCAGAGCATGCGCGGTTTCGGAGCAAGGGTACTCATCACAGAAGTCGATCCCATATGTGCTCTCCAGGCTGTGATGGAGGGATTCGAAGTTACAACTGTTGAGGACGCTCTGAAAGAAGCGTCAATAGTAGTAACGGCAACAGGTAACTATAACGTTATTACGGCCGATCATATGAGCCGCATGAAGGATCAGTCGATTGTCTGCAATATCGGTCACTTTGATAATGAGATTGATATGGCCGGACTTGAAGCTACAGATGGAGTGAAGAAGGAAGAGGTAAAACCCCAGGTACACAGATTCAGTTTCTCCGATGGACATGTCATCTATCTTCTGGCTGAGGGCAGGCTCGTCAATCTTGGATGCGCGACCGGTCATCCAAGTTTCGTGATGTCCAGCTCATTCACCAATCAGTGCCTTGCTCAGATAGCTCTTGCGGAGGAAAGACCTGCTATCGGCGTCTATATGCTTCCTAAGATCCTTGATGAGGAAGTGGCTCGATTGCATCTTGGTAAACTGGGTGTGAAACTGACGAAACTGTCAACCCGTCAGGCGGAGTACATTGGAGTGGATGTAGATGGGCCGTATAAACCGGAGCATTACCGATACTGA
- a CDS encoding right-handed parallel beta-helix repeat-containing protein → MKNSVLLLIVFCTLLHADTLLVPSEYPDIFSAISAAQDGDTVLVFPGHYNGGFSFQGKNIVLRSSGGASNTFIESPFSFFHCVMFTGGEDSTAVLEGFSITNMDFDGKSHEGRDPVANGGGIYITNSSPTIRNNVIINCEVSEFGGGIYIMNSSSCLTENTITDSYAHGTSGGIRAGGSSVSEQPLRIIDCTISNNEAQITGGVSITHSNAEIINNTIINNLGLGQGAGGIGINSPSVLLISNYISGNDGGRGGGVAISGNVSLIGNIIVENQAGIGGGVACYGNYLLMENNTICMNTALSSTYGTGGLSITQCDTAFVTNNIIWGNQAPNGTVPNILIYDTYITISYSNIGGGIDSIWIDPTSTLIWGPGNIDIDPQFETGPLGDYHLSYGSPCIDAGNPDWEYNDPEDPFNPGYALWPAMGTTRNDMGAFGGGGVNYWLTVEEEESSAPETALVLKSFPNPFSSSCTVCYQLEYPSQVNLSVFDLSGRLVETLVDEVVPAGMYSEYLYGSGLCSGIYLIRLVADEHAASRRCVIVRDD, encoded by the coding sequence ATGAAGAATTCAGTGTTGCTTCTGATAGTTTTTTGCACCCTACTTCACGCCGACACCCTTCTTGTTCCTTCAGAGTATCCTGATATCTTTTCGGCAATATCAGCAGCGCAGGACGGTGATACTGTACTTGTCTTCCCAGGACACTATAATGGTGGTTTCAGCTTCCAGGGGAAGAACATAGTCCTTAGAAGCAGCGGCGGTGCCAGCAACACTTTCATCGAGTCACCATTCTCCTTTTTCCACTGCGTGATGTTTACAGGTGGAGAAGACAGTACCGCAGTTCTTGAGGGATTCAGTATAACTAATATGGATTTCGACGGTAAATCGCATGAAGGCAGGGATCCTGTTGCTAACGGTGGTGGTATCTACATAACCAACTCCTCTCCGACAATCAGGAATAATGTGATCATTAACTGTGAAGTATCTGAATTCGGAGGAGGAATATATATCATGAACTCCTCCTCCTGCCTGACTGAGAACACAATTACTGATAGTTATGCTCATGGAACCAGTGGAGGAATCAGGGCCGGTGGCAGCAGTGTCAGCGAGCAACCATTAAGAATAATCGACTGTACAATCAGCAACAATGAAGCGCAAATTACTGGTGGAGTGAGCATTACCCATTCAAATGCTGAAATCATCAACAATACAATCATTAACAACTTAGGTTTAGGCCAAGGTGCTGGTGGTATAGGGATAAACAGTCCGAGCGTGCTTCTCATTAGTAATTATATCTCAGGCAACGATGGTGGGCGCGGAGGTGGAGTAGCCATTAGCGGTAATGTGTCACTCATCGGAAATATCATTGTTGAGAATCAAGCAGGAATTGGAGGAGGAGTTGCCTGTTATGGTAATTATCTTCTTATGGAAAACAACACTATATGCATGAATACAGCATTGAGTAGTACTTATGGAACTGGTGGATTAAGCATAACTCAGTGTGATACGGCTTTTGTAACCAATAATATCATCTGGGGTAATCAAGCCCCGAATGGCACTGTTCCGAACATACTTATTTACGATACTTATATTACTATCAGTTATTCAAATATAGGTGGTGGTATTGATTCAATTTGGATTGATCCTACATCAACCTTGATTTGGGGTCCTGGCAACATCGATATTGATCCTCAGTTTGAGACGGGGCCTCTTGGTGATTATCACCTTTCCTATGGCTCCCCCTGCATAGATGCAGGTAATCCCGACTGGGAATACAACGATCCCGAGGATCCTTTCAATCCCGGTTATGCCCTCTGGCCAGCAATGGGAACCACCCGCAATGACATGGGAGCCTTCGGCGGCGGCGGTGTCAATTACTGGCTTACTGTTGAAGAGGAAGAATCCTCTGCACCTGAAACAGCGCTTGTATTAAAATCCTTCCCTAATCCGTTCAGCTCATCATGCACTGTGTGTTATCAGCTAGAGTATCCTTCACAAGTAAATCTTTCAGTGTTTGATCTCTCCGGTCGACTCGTCGAAACCCTTGTTGACGAGGTTGTTCCCGCAGGTATGTACTCCGAATATCTTTATGGCTCAGGCCTCTGCTCAGGTATATACCTGATAAGACTGGTCGCAGATGAACATGCCGCTTCAAGGAGATGTGTCATCGTCAGGGATGACTAA